From the genome of Geothrix sp. 21YS21S-4, one region includes:
- the rpsC gene encoding 30S ribosomal protein S3: MGQKVHPYGFRLVHQKNWHSKWFSKREYSALLHEDLKLRRELKKQLHSLNAMISKIDIERAADKVTVRIFTARPGIVIGRKGAEIDKLREDLQKRLNRPVSVDIQEIKKPEVDAQLVAEGVAQQLERRIAFRRAMRKAEEAAIRFGAKGFKIKVSGRLNGAEIARTEDYLSGQMPLQTIRAGVDYGFAEARTTYGIIGIKVWVNLGDQVAETVKR; encoded by the coding sequence ATGGGTCAGAAGGTCCACCCGTACGGGTTCCGCCTCGTCCATCAGAAGAACTGGCACAGCAAGTGGTTCTCCAAGCGCGAGTACTCCGCGCTGCTGCACGAGGATCTCAAGCTGCGCCGCGAACTGAAGAAACAGCTGCACAGCCTCAACGCGATGATCTCGAAGATCGACATCGAGCGCGCCGCGGACAAGGTCACCGTGCGCATCTTCACCGCCCGCCCCGGCATCGTGATCGGCCGCAAGGGCGCCGAGATCGACAAGCTGCGCGAAGACCTCCAGAAGCGCCTGAACCGCCCCGTGTCCGTCGACATCCAGGAGATCAAGAAGCCTGAAGTCGATGCCCAGCTCGTGGCCGAGGGCGTGGCCCAGCAGCTCGAGCGCCGCATCGCCTTCCGCCGCGCGATGCGCAAGGCTGAGGAAGCCGCGATCCGCTTCGGCGCCAAGGGCTTCAAGATCAAGGTCTCCGGCCGCCTGAACGGCGCCGAGATCGCCCGGACCGAGGACTACCTCTCCGGCCAGATGCCCCTGCAGACCATCCGCGCGGGCGTTGACTACGGTTTCGCCGAGGCCCGCACGACCTACGGGATCATCGGCATCAAGGTTTGGGTGAACCTGGGCGACCAGGTTGCCGAGACCGTGAAGCGCTGA
- the rpsG gene encoding 30S ribosomal protein S7 produces the protein MARRSAPAKREILPDPVYNSLTVSKFVNILMERGKKATAERILYGALEIVAKKSGEEALEAFQKALNNIKPTVEVKSRRVGGATYQVPVEVPQNRRQSLAMRWLKTYSASRGERTMRDKLAGEILDAMNFRGAAIKKKDDVHKMAEANKAFAHFRW, from the coding sequence ATGGCTCGCCGTTCCGCACCCGCCAAGCGTGAGATCCTCCCGGATCCCGTCTACAACAGCCTCACCGTCTCCAAGTTCGTCAACATCCTGATGGAGCGCGGCAAGAAGGCCACCGCCGAGCGCATCCTCTACGGAGCGCTGGAAATCGTCGCCAAGAAGTCCGGCGAAGAGGCCCTCGAGGCTTTCCAGAAGGCCCTGAACAACATCAAGCCCACGGTGGAAGTCAAGTCCCGCCGCGTGGGCGGCGCCACCTACCAGGTGCCCGTGGAGGTTCCCCAGAACCGCCGCCAGTCCCTGGCCATGCGCTGGCTGAAGACCTACTCCGCCTCCCGCGGCGAGCGCACCATGCGCGACAAGCTGGCGGGCGAGATTCTGGACGCCATGAACTTCCGCGGCGCCGCGATCAAGAAGAAGGACGACGTCCACAAGATGGCCGAAGCCAACAAGGCCTTCGCCCACTTCCGCTGGTAG
- a CDS encoding outer membrane beta-barrel protein: protein MRHRAVLTLAFLALPLAAQDITGGLYTGLSLPGGDLKDKSGWGTNQFFGVHVGGHLEFPIAPRQEIRAHLTYQSFPGSGWGGFENAQNDFKILQAGADWVYRFRSPNLGWYALAGASLNSVKNDWEYTDGAGIRRGGSYSQSGKLGARGGAGYIFNRNFSVEGTLNQVFVDKHGGDGFNFDTATWLQASAVFRFGR from the coding sequence ATGCGTCACCGCGCTGTCCTCACCCTAGCCTTCCTGGCGCTGCCCCTGGCGGCCCAGGACATCACCGGCGGTCTCTACACCGGCCTCTCCCTTCCCGGCGGCGACCTGAAGGACAAGTCCGGATGGGGCACCAACCAGTTCTTCGGCGTCCACGTCGGCGGACACCTCGAATTCCCCATCGCGCCCCGCCAGGAGATCCGCGCGCACCTCACCTACCAGTCGTTCCCCGGCTCGGGCTGGGGCGGGTTCGAGAACGCCCAGAACGACTTCAAGATCCTGCAGGCCGGCGCCGACTGGGTCTACCGCTTCCGCAGCCCGAACCTGGGCTGGTACGCCCTCGCCGGCGCCAGCCTCAACAGCGTCAAGAACGACTGGGAGTACACCGACGGCGCGGGGATCCGCCGCGGCGGCAGCTACAGCCAGAGCGGAAAGCTGGGCGCGCGCGGCGGCGCGGGCTACATCTTCAATCGCAACTTCTCGGTGGAAGGAACGCTGAACCAGGTCTTCGTGGACAAGCACGGCGGCGACGGGTTCAACTTCGACACGGCCACCTGGCTCCAGGCGAGCGCCGTGTTCCGGTTCGGGCGGTAG
- the rpsS gene encoding 30S ribosomal protein S19 gives MARSLKKGPFIDAHLQKKVEVAQAANDKRVIKTWSRRSTVVPQMIGLTLAVHNGNKFIPVYVTENMIGHKLGEFALTRTFKGHAGKADTKAKGK, from the coding sequence ATGGCACGTTCCCTGAAAAAAGGCCCGTTCATTGACGCCCACCTCCAGAAGAAGGTGGAAGTCGCCCAGGCGGCCAACGACAAGCGCGTGATCAAGACCTGGTCCCGCCGTTCGACGGTCGTTCCGCAGATGATCGGACTGACCCTCGCCGTTCACAACGGCAACAAGTTCATTCCTGTGTATGTCACCGAGAACATGATCGGCCACAAGCTGGGCGAATTCGCCCTGACCCGCACCTTCAAGGGGCACGCGGGCAAGGCTGACACCAAGGCGAAGGGGAAGTGA
- the rpsJ gene encoding 30S ribosomal protein S10 has translation MKDNIRIRLRAFDHRLLDQSTREIVDTAKRTGAQVAGPIPLPTRTNKYTVNRSPHVDKKSRDQFEIRTHKRLLDILNPTQNTVDTLMRLDLPAGVDVEIKVFSRQGNR, from the coding sequence ATGAAAGACAACATCCGCATCCGTTTGCGTGCCTTCGATCACCGTCTGCTCGACCAGAGCACCCGCGAGATCGTGGACACGGCCAAGCGCACGGGCGCCCAGGTGGCCGGGCCCATTCCCCTGCCCACCCGGACGAACAAGTACACCGTGAACCGTTCCCCCCACGTGGACAAGAAGAGCCGCGATCAGTTCGAGATCCGCACGCACAAGCGGCTGCTCGACATCCTGAATCCGACTCAGAACACCGTGGACACCTTGATGCGCCTCGACCTCCCCGCGGGTGTCGACGTCGAGATCAAGGTCTTCAGCCGCCAGGGCAACCGGTAA
- the rplD gene encoding 50S ribosomal protein L4, whose product MAAFQHPVVNFDNQSVGTVDLLPEVFKLEDLNQHLIWEAVRHFLAKRRAGTAKTKDKWEVSGSGKKLWKQKGTGRARMGSIRSPLWKGGATVHGPHPRSYDYAFPKKARRAALRNALSAKLASGQVTVVENWDIASHKTKAFIQTLGKLGITGSALLVGTEASEKLSMAAGNNPKLQTIESLGVNVYELLKYDQVIFSKEAVLALQEVVKP is encoded by the coding sequence ATGGCAGCGTTCCAGCACCCCGTCGTCAACTTCGACAACCAGTCGGTCGGCACTGTCGATCTCCTGCCCGAGGTGTTCAAGCTCGAGGACCTGAACCAGCACCTGATCTGGGAAGCGGTCCGCCACTTCCTGGCGAAGCGCCGCGCCGGCACCGCCAAGACCAAGGACAAGTGGGAAGTCAGCGGCTCCGGCAAGAAGCTGTGGAAGCAGAAGGGCACCGGCCGCGCCCGCATGGGCTCCATCCGCAGCCCGCTGTGGAAGGGCGGCGCCACCGTCCATGGTCCCCACCCCCGTTCCTACGACTACGCCTTCCCCAAGAAGGCCCGCCGCGCGGCCCTGCGCAACGCGCTGTCCGCCAAGCTGGCGAGCGGCCAGGTGACGGTGGTCGAGAACTGGGACATCGCGTCCCACAAGACCAAGGCCTTCATTCAGACCCTCGGCAAGCTCGGCATCACCGGTTCCGCCCTCCTGGTGGGCACCGAGGCCAGCGAGAAGCTCTCCATGGCCGCCGGCAACAACCCCAAGCTGCAGACCATCGAGAGCCTGGGCGTCAACGTCTATGAGCTCCTCAAGTACGACCAGGTGATCTTCTCCAAGGAAGCCGTCCTGGCCCTCCAGGAAGTGGTGAAGCCATGA
- the rplV gene encoding 50S ribosomal protein L22 produces MAEIVSTATVRHLRGSAQKARLVVDMIRGKQVGEAQWVLTQAKKYAAAPIRKLLDSAVANAIDKNPSVNPDALMVKTAFVDEGFRMKRVRPAPMGRAYRVQKRTCHITIQLAAAGEE; encoded by the coding sequence ATGGCTGAGATCGTTTCCACCGCCACCGTTCGCCACCTGCGCGGCTCGGCCCAGAAGGCCCGCCTCGTGGTGGACATGATTCGCGGCAAGCAGGTCGGCGAGGCCCAGTGGGTTCTCACCCAGGCCAAGAAGTACGCCGCCGCCCCCATCCGCAAGCTCCTGGATTCCGCCGTGGCCAACGCCATCGACAAGAATCCCTCCGTCAACCCCGACGCCCTGATGGTGAAGACCGCCTTCGTGGACGAGGGCTTCCGCATGAAGCGCGTCCGCCCTGCGCCCATGGGCCGGGCCTACCGGGTCCAGAAGCGCACCTGCCACATCACCATCCAGCTCGCCGCGGCCGGGGAGGAGTAG
- the rpsL gene encoding 30S ribosomal protein S12, translating to MPTINQLIRLGRKTFQNKTKSPALDACPQKRGVCTRVFTTTPKKPNSALRKVARVRLTNGIECTTYIPGVGHNLQEHSIVLIRGGRVKDLPGVRYHVVRGTLDATGVAGRNQSRSKYGAKRPKAGAAPAKKK from the coding sequence GTGCCTACCATCAATCAGCTGATCCGCCTCGGGCGGAAGACGTTCCAGAACAAGACCAAGAGCCCCGCGCTCGACGCCTGCCCGCAGAAGCGCGGCGTGTGCACCCGCGTGTTCACCACCACCCCCAAGAAGCCGAATTCCGCGCTTCGCAAGGTGGCCCGCGTGCGCCTCACCAACGGCATCGAGTGCACCACCTACATCCCCGGCGTGGGCCACAACCTGCAGGAGCACAGCATCGTGCTCATCCGCGGCGGCCGCGTGAAGGATCTGCCGGGCGTGCGCTACCACGTGGTGCGCGGCACCCTCGACGCCACCGGTGTCGCGGGCCGCAACCAGTCCCGCTCCAAGTACGGCGCCAAGCGCCCCAAGGCTGGCGCCGCGCCGGCCAAGAAGAAGTAG
- the rplB gene encoding 50S ribosomal protein L2 gives MSIKQLKPTTPGQRGMSKFGFEEITTDAPERSLIAKKNRTGGRSNTGRITTRHIGGGHKRQYRIIDFKRNKLEVPAKVATIEYDPNRTARIALLVYADGEKRYILAPDGLEVGRTVVAGKNADILVGNALPLRNIPVGNTVHNIEMKPGKGGQIARAAGTFAQLVAKEDDYAQLRMPSGEIRKIHLECYATIGTVGNLQHENVQLGKAGRTRWKGIRPTVRGVVMNPVDHPHGGGEGRTSGGRHPVTPWGQPTRGYKTRGNRRTDKFIVKRIN, from the coding sequence ATGAGCATCAAGCAGCTCAAGCCCACGACCCCCGGTCAGCGCGGCATGTCCAAGTTCGGCTTCGAGGAGATCACCACGGACGCCCCCGAGCGCTCCCTGATCGCCAAGAAGAACCGCACTGGCGGCCGTTCCAACACCGGCCGGATCACCACCCGCCACATCGGCGGGGGCCACAAGCGCCAGTACCGCATCATCGACTTCAAGCGCAACAAGCTCGAAGTGCCCGCCAAGGTGGCCACCATCGAGTACGACCCCAACCGCACCGCCCGCATCGCCCTGCTGGTCTACGCGGACGGCGAGAAGCGCTACATCCTGGCCCCCGACGGCCTCGAAGTGGGCCGCACCGTGGTGGCCGGCAAGAACGCCGACATCCTGGTGGGCAACGCGCTCCCCCTGCGCAACATCCCGGTCGGCAACACCGTGCACAACATCGAGATGAAGCCGGGCAAGGGCGGCCAGATCGCCCGCGCCGCCGGCACCTTCGCCCAGCTCGTGGCGAAGGAAGACGACTACGCCCAGCTCCGCATGCCCTCCGGCGAGATCCGCAAGATCCACCTGGAGTGCTACGCGACCATCGGGACCGTCGGCAACCTCCAGCACGAGAACGTGCAGCTCGGCAAGGCCGGCCGCACCCGCTGGAAGGGCATCCGCCCGACCGTCCGAGGCGTGGTGATGAACCCCGTCGACCACCCGCACGGCGGCGGCGAAGGCCGCACCTCCGGCGGACGCCACCCCGTGACCCCTTGGGGTCAGCCGACGCGCGGTTACAAGACCCGCGGCAACCGGCGCACGGACAAGTTCATCGTCAAGCGGATCAACTAG
- a CDS encoding zinc ribbon domain-containing protein, whose translation MPLYEYRCEACGQPEERLETLSAPLFHACPVCGAAEGMKRQASVSAFALAGDGWYKGSASEPAAASPAAKADAPKETSKGHGCAAGGCGCPLAG comes from the coding sequence ATGCCGCTCTATGAATACCGTTGCGAAGCTTGCGGCCAGCCCGAGGAGCGGCTGGAGACGCTGTCCGCGCCCCTCTTCCACGCGTGCCCGGTCTGCGGCGCCGCCGAGGGGATGAAGCGCCAGGCCTCGGTTTCCGCCTTCGCCCTGGCGGGGGACGGTTGGTACAAGGGGTCGGCTTCCGAGCCGGCGGCGGCTTCTCCGGCGGCCAAGGCCGACGCTCCCAAGGAAACGTCCAAGGGCCACGGGTGCGCCGCGGGCGGCTGCGGATGTCCGCTGGCGGGTTGA
- a CDS encoding 50S ribosomal protein L23, translated as MTKIFDVIRKPLLTEKGQILREKNIQVFEVATWATKHQIQEAVELLLQSKVKAIRTVRIPSRTKRLGRFVGTSGPRKKAYVELAEGAPAAE; from the coding sequence ATGACCAAGATCTTCGACGTGATCCGCAAGCCCCTCCTCACGGAGAAGGGCCAGATCCTGCGGGAAAAGAACATCCAGGTGTTCGAAGTCGCCACCTGGGCCACCAAGCACCAGATCCAGGAAGCCGTGGAGCTCCTGCTCCAGTCCAAGGTGAAGGCCATCCGCACCGTGCGGATCCCCAGCCGGACCAAGCGCCTGGGCCGCTTCGTGGGGACCTCCGGCCCCCGGAAGAAGGCCTACGTCGAGCTCGCCGAAGGCGCCCCCGCGGCCGAGTAG
- the rpmC gene encoding 50S ribosomal protein L29: MSKKNPFSELTGKSVEELAQLEAELAAKRFTLRFQHAVGQVENTAEIRKTRRELARVKTALATKLA; encoded by the coding sequence ATGTCCAAGAAGAATCCCTTTTCCGAATTGACCGGCAAGAGCGTCGAGGAGCTCGCGCAGCTGGAGGCCGAACTGGCCGCCAAGCGCTTCACCCTCCGCTTCCAGCACGCCGTGGGCCAGGTCGAGAACACCGCCGAGATCCGCAAGACTCGCCGGGAACTCGCCCGCGTCAAAACCGCCCTGGC
- the fusA gene encoding elongation factor G, whose protein sequence is MARQTPLERYRNIGIMAHIDAGKTTTTERILYYTGKIHKIGEVHEGAATTDWMVQEQERGITITSAAITAAWTPQTGQLKGVEHRINIIDTPGHVDFTAEVERSLRVLDGACAVFCAVGGVEPQSETVWRQADKYGVPRMAFVNKMDRPGANFFRVVEMMQSRLKARPMPIQIPIGAEDEFKGVVDLVMMKALTFDEADKGFKVLYGEIPADLVETAKEWREKMIEMVAETDDTLMDKYLGGEELTEDEVRTGIRKGCINLTFTPMMCGSAFKNKGVQPMLDAVVSYMPSPLDIAAIKGVDEDGNEAERKADDSEPFSALIFKIMADPFVGSLAFLRVYSGVLAAGSGVYNPAKGRRERIGRLLQMHANKREDIEEVRTGDIGAAVGLKDVLTGQTICDENHPVILESMDFPDPVIQVAIEPKTKADQEKMGVALSRLAQEDPTFKVKTDPETNQTIIAGMGELHLEIIVDRMMREFKVEANVGKPMVAYRETIRKRVEAEGKFVRQSGGRGQYGHVKLIIEPNEAGKGYEFVNDIKGGVVPKEYIKPTDQGIQEAMQSGVLAGYPCVDIKVTIFDGSYHDVDSNEMAFKIAGSMGFKAGCEKASPVILEPIMAVEVVVPEDYMGDVIGNLNSRRGRIENMEDRAGSKVVTAKVPLAEMFAYSTTLRGMTQGRGNYTMQFSHYEEAPRNVAEEIVAKVKGAK, encoded by the coding sequence GTGGCCCGCCAGACCCCCCTCGAGCGCTACCGGAACATCGGCATCATGGCGCACATCGATGCCGGCAAGACCACCACGACGGAGCGCATCCTCTACTACACCGGCAAGATCCACAAGATCGGCGAGGTGCATGAGGGCGCGGCTACCACCGACTGGATGGTGCAGGAGCAGGAGCGCGGGATCACCATCACGTCCGCCGCCATCACCGCCGCCTGGACCCCCCAGACGGGCCAGCTGAAGGGCGTGGAGCACCGCATCAACATCATCGACACCCCCGGCCACGTGGACTTCACCGCCGAGGTGGAGCGCTCCCTGCGCGTCCTCGACGGTGCCTGCGCCGTGTTCTGCGCCGTGGGCGGCGTCGAGCCCCAGTCCGAGACCGTGTGGCGCCAGGCCGACAAGTACGGCGTGCCCCGCATGGCCTTCGTGAACAAGATGGACCGCCCCGGCGCGAACTTCTTCCGGGTGGTGGAGATGATGCAGAGCCGCCTGAAGGCGCGCCCCATGCCCATCCAGATCCCCATCGGCGCCGAGGACGAGTTCAAGGGCGTGGTCGATCTCGTGATGATGAAGGCCCTCACCTTCGACGAGGCCGACAAGGGCTTCAAGGTCCTCTACGGTGAGATCCCCGCCGATCTGGTGGAGACCGCCAAGGAGTGGCGCGAGAAGATGATCGAAATGGTCGCCGAGACCGACGACACCCTGATGGACAAGTACCTGGGCGGCGAAGAGCTGACCGAGGACGAGGTCCGCACGGGCATCCGCAAGGGCTGCATCAACCTGACCTTCACGCCGATGATGTGCGGCTCCGCCTTCAAGAACAAGGGCGTCCAGCCCATGCTCGACGCGGTGGTGAGCTACATGCCTTCGCCCCTCGACATCGCGGCCATCAAGGGCGTGGACGAGGATGGCAACGAGGCCGAGCGCAAGGCTGACGACAGCGAGCCTTTCAGCGCCCTCATCTTCAAGATCATGGCCGATCCCTTCGTGGGTTCGCTGGCCTTCCTGCGCGTCTATTCGGGCGTGCTGGCCGCCGGTTCCGGCGTCTACAACCCCGCCAAGGGCCGCCGCGAGCGCATCGGGCGCCTCCTCCAGATGCACGCGAACAAGCGCGAGGACATCGAGGAAGTCCGCACCGGCGACATCGGCGCTGCCGTGGGCCTCAAGGATGTCCTCACCGGGCAGACCATCTGCGACGAGAACCACCCCGTGATCCTGGAGTCCATGGACTTCCCCGATCCCGTGATCCAGGTGGCCATCGAGCCCAAGACCAAGGCCGACCAGGAGAAGATGGGCGTCGCCCTCAGCCGCCTGGCCCAGGAGGATCCCACTTTCAAGGTGAAGACCGATCCCGAGACCAACCAGACGATCATCGCCGGGATGGGCGAGCTCCACCTCGAGATCATCGTCGACCGCATGATGCGCGAGTTCAAGGTCGAGGCCAACGTGGGCAAGCCGATGGTGGCCTACCGCGAGACGATTCGGAAGCGGGTCGAAGCCGAAGGCAAGTTCGTGCGTCAGTCCGGCGGTCGCGGCCAGTACGGCCACGTCAAGCTCATCATCGAGCCCAACGAGGCCGGCAAGGGCTACGAGTTCGTCAACGACATCAAGGGCGGCGTGGTTCCCAAGGAATACATCAAGCCCACCGACCAGGGCATCCAGGAAGCCATGCAGTCCGGCGTCCTCGCGGGCTACCCCTGCGTCGACATCAAGGTCACCATCTTCGACGGCAGCTACCACGACGTGGACTCCAACGAAATGGCGTTCAAGATCGCCGGCTCCATGGGCTTCAAGGCGGGCTGCGAGAAGGCCTCCCCCGTGATCCTCGAGCCGATCATGGCCGTCGAGGTCGTGGTCCCCGAGGATTACATGGGCGACGTCATCGGCAACCTGAACAGCCGCCGCGGCCGCATCGAGAACATGGAGGACCGCGCGGGCTCCAAGGTGGTCACCGCCAAGGTGCCCCTCGCCGAGATGTTCGCCTACTCCACCACCCTGCGCGGCATGACCCAGGGCCGCGGCAACTACACCATGCAGTTCTCGCACTACGAGGAAGCGCCCCGCAACGTGGCCGAAGAGATCGTGGCCAAGGTCAAGGGCGCCAAGTAA
- the rplP gene encoding 50S ribosomal protein L16, with translation MLMPKKVKNRKTQKGRTRGVATRGNDLAFGDFGLKAMEHCWLTNREIEAARIAMTRHIKRGGKIWIRIFPDRPTTSKPAETRMGSGKGAPDGWVAVIRPGRILFEMEGVTEEIAREALRLAQMKLSVASEFVSRTPPEE, from the coding sequence ATGCTGATGCCCAAGAAGGTCAAGAACCGCAAAACCCAGAAGGGCCGCACGCGCGGCGTCGCCACCCGCGGCAATGATCTCGCCTTCGGCGATTTCGGCCTCAAGGCGATGGAGCACTGCTGGCTCACGAACCGCGAGATCGAAGCCGCCCGTATCGCCATGACCCGCCACATCAAGCGCGGCGGCAAGATCTGGATCCGCATCTTCCCCGATCGGCCCACCACGTCGAAGCCCGCGGAAACCCGCATGGGTTCCGGCAAGGGAGCTCCGGACGGCTGGGTGGCGGTGATCCGCCCCGGTCGCATCCTCTTCGAAATGGAAGGGGTCACCGAGGAAATCGCGCGCGAAGCCCTGCGGCTCGCCCAGATGAAGTTGTCCGTGGCGTCCGAATTCGTCAGCCGCACGCCGCCGGAGGAGTGA
- the rplC gene encoding 50S ribosomal protein L3: MSKGIIGKKLGMTQIFNEQGQIVPVTVIQAGPCVIVQRKTSAKDGYEAVQIGFVDPNGGKRASKAEKGHCEKLGIAPLRVIREIKVDASSAAQPGDSVLASAFEAKTKVNVTGISKGKGFAGVIKRHHFAGGRATHGSMFHRAPGSIGGSSYPSRVFPGMRMAGHMGDAQVTVRNLEIAKVDVENNLLLIKGAVPGPKGGYIVIKQEA, translated from the coding sequence ATGTCCAAAGGAATCATCGGCAAGAAGCTGGGAATGACCCAGATCTTCAATGAGCAGGGGCAGATCGTCCCGGTGACCGTCATCCAGGCCGGTCCCTGCGTCATCGTTCAGCGCAAGACGTCCGCCAAGGACGGCTACGAGGCCGTGCAGATCGGCTTCGTGGACCCCAACGGCGGCAAGCGCGCCTCCAAGGCTGAGAAGGGCCACTGCGAGAAGCTGGGCATCGCCCCGCTTCGCGTCATCCGCGAGATCAAGGTGGATGCCTCCAGTGCCGCCCAGCCCGGCGATAGCGTCCTGGCGAGCGCCTTCGAGGCGAAGACCAAGGTGAACGTCACCGGCATCAGCAAGGGCAAGGGCTTCGCCGGCGTCATCAAGCGGCACCACTTCGCCGGCGGCCGCGCGACCCACGGCTCCATGTTCCACCGCGCTCCCGGCTCCATCGGCGGATCCAGCTACCCCAGCCGCGTGTTCCCCGGAATGCGCATGGCCGGCCACATGGGCGATGCCCAGGTGACCGTCCGCAACCTGGAGATCGCCAAGGTGGACGTCGAGAACAACCTGCTGCTCATCAAGGGCGCCGTCCCCGGCCCCAAGGGTGGGTACATCGTCATCAAGCAGGAGGCCTAG